The DNA window TTTATTAACGAAAGTTAATGTTAGTAGCTGTTGTAAACACTTGCTATTAGCATTGGCGATTGTTAATGACAATAGCGGGTGTCTATAAATTGTTATTGTCAATAGaagtggtattgagcatcataGCCCACTCtagaattttatataatataaagtccagatcattataattaaaagccaaataaaatcacaaagtcTATACCATTATAATCAAAAGccatacaaaacaataaattatcaaacctcaaacccataattaaaaaaaaagttattttaacattatttttatttgtcaattatAATCTCAAATTAATGTGTGTGttttaaacattgtttttatccatgtatatttttaaagctGCTAGTAGATGATTTGAACAACTTTTCCACGTGTTCGTTTGTTAACTAACAATACTAAACCATGATTATATGAGCTAggtatgaaaatatataaatggaAGAAAACTTTAAAATCGATATGAcaattagtaaaaataatattacaataataataataataaatataattattaactaaaaaaaacatagtataataatatattcaagTCTATTAATATCTTTTACAATGATGAGTTGATGAATCAATTTCGTTAATAGCACGACTGCATTGCATGCATCAAGCAAGCAAACAAACAATACTAACGTCTTACCTAAATTTTGTGATGTGTGGGAGATAATTCCATTAGCTGTGGCGACACGGAGGTTGGACACATAAGCTTGGGCagttgtctaaaaaaaaaacaacaatagaaATGCTGATGAAAATGAGGGGAAGATGATTTGGGTGTTTATAAATGCATTGTTAATACAAATTAGAAATCAaggatttgtttaaaaaatagctACTATGAATAGACATCAGTTGTATTGAAACCACaattctaaattataatttttatttaaattactatTATGGACAGCGACCATGATTTTCAACAGCGATCCTTTGCCCAACGATTTTCAAAATtatgtaattttcttttaaatttcttgaatctgtgttatttaaaaaaaaaaaacccaacaagaGTGGCTGCTGCACGTCACGTAAGTGCAATTATAGCCCCACCTCAACTAACttatgtttcttttaaaaacaatatttatatatattgaattactattttttcaatgattttatacatccatattaaaaaaataaaaaatattattttaattataaaaacatctttaaaaacaacaaaacacgcTAACATGCAAATGTCCCCACACTGTATTACGTGATAGCTCTCGAGCACATTATTAATAACGGCAACAAATTTGCTGATGATAGCGCGGTCAGATATTTCGGCTGGCAAGCTTAATTACTTGGACAAGCTCCAGAGACTGAGACACTTCGCCCAATTCAATAATACCCTTCTTGTCTTGCTTAAAACACCGAGTGATGATAAATTCCATCACATCCCCAGTGTTTTCGgtggtaattttaaaaaaaattatagtttaaagaaatttataaatgatttaaattattacatgtaaaataataataataattcttgaatgaaaaacataaattttaaaacacattacatgtaatgcaagCCTCgtcacaaaaaaaacaacaattatagCGGTGCACTTGACAATCTCATCAAAACACTGtttatctaaaatttatttatttttatttataactttttttttaataataatgaatgCTGAGTAgcttatgttttaaaaatttagagcgtgtttggtagggtgataataattatttttcaaataatttttcgtgttgaaatacatgttaatgatatttttttatttttaaaaaattatttttgatattagtatatcaaaacgatctaaaaaatataaaccgcactctattttaataaaaaaaaattaaattaaataataaaaatatagtttgccctctattttaataaaaacatgtttttaaggtGATGACTAAACCTTGCAGGCATTTCTTGTGATCTGCACATCCTTTTACCGGCTGAGCTTCTTCCATGCTTCGAAACTCGATGGGACCTTTGATCACATCATTTAATTATCAACCTCGGCCAAGGAGCATCAGAAACTTCGGTGGCTTTTCCCTCCGAGGTGAAATCCATTACACATAggttgcttttgaatttgatgaatgAGTAACTAACCCGGTTTACAAAAGTGTGTAGAGATCAAGGACTAGTTAACTAACACAAATCATGTCTTGACTTTTACAGACAGTGCTTTCAATTTTTCACCTCTTTCCCTGTCATGTTGCGGTCTACCATTTATTTTGGTGCCATGCACTGCACCTATTCAtgctttgatttaatttgaactataaaaaccaatcaaatcaagtaatttaaatttttaaaaattcaagtcgAGCTCAGCTCAgttaaattcagtttttttctataaaaccaGAAAAACTAATCATACCATCAAATGggattttttgagtttttttaaatggatttatattagaattaagctttaaaattatcttgttGGGCTAAGTTTATagactttttaataaaaaatctttaaatttttctaatttgaatttAGTTTGTTACAAGCTTTTTAATCAGATTATaagattgataattttttaatttaactttcatTTATTAACCTTAAATATATATCagtataataacaataaattgaAATGCTTCACATCTTGCTGTCTTTAATATGTAaagaaatatgatataaaaatttaaatcaatgcatCATATAAGATACATGATCAAATTTAAgtacttcaaattaaaaaagatgttcttactaaaaaaaagtttatattagcAAATAAGGCCTGTATTGTGTAACCAAATGCAATGATTAATAGCATTCGACCATTGATTTTACACTTTAAAATTTCTTCATGCTGTTAAAGGTAGTTGatctagtaataataattagttcGATATCCATATAAGTTAAtccggatatatatatatattatatatatatatatatatatatatatatatatataatgctctTACCATTAGCCATCGAGCAAGGGAAGCTGGTTAAGGAGTGTAATGATAAGCATTAAACACAAGGGTTATTTTGTATACCTTTACACGTCATACATGTTTGAAATTCTAtgaatttagaaattttaattgaatctcacgtttaaaatcattttagacgccgataatttaattttaaatataattcaatatttagaactaatacaaaaaaaaaaaatcaaaatttaatcacTTGTTTACTACACTGGAtacaagatattaatatttgtttactACACTGGAGACATGTAAGTGAATAAAAAGAAGACGGTGAAggtatataaaaatcaaaatgagtaaaattatatatttttaaaaaaatataaattcaatttatttattaattaaatactatGATTGAATTCAAAAACATGACTGGTGTAATATCAGCAGAAGATTCTTCACAAAATCACCGTTAAATTTATGATACCTAAATAATTGAAGACACACTCATACAACACGAGTTGTTTCTCCAgggaaaatagtaaaaataaaatacacggACCAGagtaaatttttaaagaaatacaGGGATTACaatatatttgtaatattacatttttttttttttaactgatttttttttttctcaagacaTGGATGATAATCAACAATTGGCAGCCCTCGTGACTGGATAAGACTAGAATAACCCACTTTCCTTTCTAATAAATCACAAAAGAAACCAAACGATGACGAATTTCAATACGTTTTTCAATGATGGGCgtagaagaggagaagaaaacgtATACAGAGCAAAACGGCTGCTTTTCAATTTTCCTGGGTGGAATCAGAAGAAGTAAGCTTTACAGTTTATCTTTAGGATCCGCgcatctccttttttttatttatttattattattaacatgaaaccagattagtttatatatactttaattaattttataaattttaaaattaataaccgtATAAATCTCAGTATACCATTGCATCCCTGCAACTCCTTGATTTCTGGGGCGGTGGCATGCATGCCGGTCCAGAGATATAAAGCCAGTTGTGCTATggatagaaagaaagagaacattAGAAGAAGGGATCCATTTACCTTTTGGGATGTGCAAAACCAACTTTCACTTGCAAGGTATAAATGCTTTACGTGAGGATGGCTATGGCTAGAGATGTCCTCACAACTTTTTATATGCCAAAAATAAGTGCATTAATTTTCGATCTATTCTGCCAAGTATATGTTTTAGGATTTGTTTCAGCTCTGGCTATAAAATCCATACCATCCCTCTACAGGTTCTCCCGAGACTCGGTTACATTTAAAGTCTTgattagtttaaattaaaaaaatatatgattaataTGTCtggatttgattaaaaattcatgctaatttgtgatttaattgacttgattaaaacttaattttttatttattcaaacaaTAAcgttttgattatttaaaaaaaaaaaacaggccaAACAAGATGACACTCGCGTCACATAAcctaaatcttgtttttttatacttttttgatTGCAATATACTAGTTTCTTGTGTTGTTATCTGGGATGTgaattgaaaaaagataaacTACGGGTGCAGTATGTAGGCTAGGTGATTTATCTAAAATCTGATTTTGATGCACAAAAATAGTATTatggttgaaaaagaaaaacatttatcttttaaaagaatcaatcttaCGAGTAaagttctctcttttcttcgCCTAGTATTCATGGCCTGCGTTAGGCATGCCCGCTACCTCTGTAGCTCCACAGGCCTCACATGgcagaacattttttttaaacaattttccaACCCAAAACAGTTCTTTTTCAAGTTCTGTAAGCTGAAACAAAAAAGGTTCAAATTCACTTTAAATTTAGTCCCTACAAAATTAGTGAAAAGTAGGCATAACCGCAGCCGCTGCCTCTCTTTTCACGGAAAACAAGTCAAATCTCAACATCAAACCCAGCaggaaaaattgaattgaaaccAACTGGGTGATTGATTTGAGGGCTTCAAGTAAACTACAATGATCTTGTTGCCATCCTTTCTCTACCCGTGAGCTTTCACTTCAACCTTCTGAATAAGACTCACTCCGCGATTCATATCTTCATTAGTCTTTTTTGACTCCATCTTCTCTCGTGATTCTTTTCCATCCTCTGTCGCCTGTCATTTCATGGATTCCATTTTCAAAGAGATGAACGAAGGAGGGAGATCAGAATTATTATCGATTTGTATGTGTGGATTTCTTGAAGAGTGTATTGCAAGTTGCTCTCATGATCCTCTCATCTGgatcttttaaattctttttatgttGTCGTTACTTTCTATTTTATAATTGAAGAATTATAAGAGTTTATGTTTATCTCAGACAAAGGAGCGTGGATATCCACGTGTATTTTGTCTCCACAGCAAGAAAAGCTTCAACGCATTGCCTCGAGGTGGAGAAAGTAGACAAGAATAACGGCAGCCAAAGTTTATATTCCAAGAAATAAATGCTcgtttttgttatatatatatatatatatatatatatatataaaagggcaACTGCCGTAAGAGATAATATACTTTGCATTTGTCAAAAAGTtggagagaggggggggggtatAACGAAAGAAAAAACGAGTAtaaagtaaatttattttttaaataattttgaatccaacttttataattttaaaatatgaagtaTAACTCATGTCTTCGTCtctactatttaaaaaaagtaaccaaataTTATCTATAAGTTTCATATGATATGACAACATCATGCAATATagatcatatataaaaataaataattgaggTGTGGAGTAAACCCATTAATTCTTGAATAATGACAAATATAATGTGATAATATCTGATAATGTTTTAGTGTCAATACATGGTAATCTTTTCCTGTAAcagaatatttaaattagtgtTTTAAGAATGAATAAATCTCGAATCATTTATCACATGTcacttttttggaaaaatataagAACTCAAGGGCAAACACGAAACTGCACATATTATATACTTTGTTGATGTAAAAGGCAAAGCAAAATAGAAGGCAATTTAGGGGGTAGGAACTAGGAAAAGGCCCTCCCTAGTTCTGTAGCCCTAGCTTTTGTTCTCGGGAAAGATTGCAATAACATCCAATTTAGATTAGGAATTAGGGTATAGGGTAATTCGACGCCGTACGAATCCAGGTCAGTAAAATGCtttccatttcaaaaaaaaaaaaaaaagttggccCATTTAACACAGAAAGGAGGGCAGTCATGATATGATAGCCCAGCCCAAGAATTGCTTGGCCAGCATTGTCCAGTGTCCACTCTAGGTGCGTTTCTCTACTTTTAATtcggtttgtttttatattttaattttatttatttattttaaattatttatttttgatatttttaaattattttaatgtgataatatcaaaaataattttttaaaaaaaaaaaaaatattattttaatatatttttaagtaaaaaacacttttaataatAACCACAACTATATTTATAAACATACTGTATCCGTTTGGTTTTGACAGGTTACAATATAACGTTGGATTTTAGTAAAAAGgaatcagatttttttaatatgaaacatAGGATGCAtcataaatataaacataatttgtttatgaatttgaaatatatttttaaaaaaatatttatctgaaaaaatatctaattaaatatttttttaatgattttaatatatcaatgtaaaaaaaattattttaatatattttaaaataaaaaatactatacacCACATTACCAAACTTATTTACCCAccaattattaattcaattttaatgctcctaattgagtttggttttcccataataactaaaagaaagagttaattattttccagttccaAGTGACAATAATCTCTTGACATTACAAAGAGATCACATGCTGAATTTCTGgcatattatcattttaaaagaaacaaatttcaccatcaaaatatatatccttttatttgattataagaAGAACATTTAAGTCAGTGATATGTTGATTAAaactaagtttttaaaataataaattttccaTATCGATCTACtgtattcaaataaataaatcccaACACCAAAATAGTAGAAAGcttgaaaactatatatatatatatatatatatatatataatcccgAAAACCTAAATCTTGCTAAGAAATTATTGGATCCGTCGGGCACAGATAATAAAACGCCACATGGCCTACTCAACGCATTCGATTTCACTCAATTAAACGACGGCCCGTCGCCTTTACCTCGGGAGCCTGGATGCAGGTTCAGACAGcgaattcaaaaataaaactggCTCCCTCCCATACTGCCAAATACATATTTCCATTTCTACCCTTCGTTTTCCCTGCTCTCCTCCATTTTCACCATTTCCCTCTTTTTCACAAAAAATCGATTTTTTTGGAGAGAGAAACACAGAATTAGGgtttatagagagagaaaaatagagATAAATTCTAGGGTTGTAGCTCATGGAGGGTGTTCCGGTTCTTGACACAGAAAACATTAATGTTGCAGGTACTCTTTCCTTTCTCCCTGTAatcttgtttcatttttttgtgtgtaaaaTTTCGcaaaatctctaatttttttatactattgaTGAATCTTTATGCGATATTTATTCGGTAAAATCgatttgttgtgtttaattcgGGGCTTTTATTGATGTTTGAATTGCGAAGGGTTAGAAAAGCTTAAAAGGAATTGTGCATCGCTGTTTGATTTCTGAGAAAATTAGTAATGATTCAAATCAGAGTTGGTATTGCTGTGTATAATAGCTTAAATTGCGTGATCGATGAAATTGGGAATGTGTCAGGTGACAAAATAAAGGGAGAGAAACTGGAAAAGGGGTCTTTGGTTGGAATTGCGCGAAGGAAAATGCTTGCTGATATTAGCAACCTGTCACAGCGAAACCAGTATGGGAAATCACAATCTGTTTTAGTTAGTAAAGAGCATGTTGAGAAGCTCAAACGGGTATGTTTTGAGTGTTTCAATATCTAGATGTACATGTATTGATGTGTTTTCTTGAGTATTGATTAGAATTTAgcttattggttttttttttcctgttgaatATCGTTGTCACAGGATATCATGGCATTGACAAAGCTTGTTGCAGATAGGAAGtatcctttttgttttgattttgtttgtcTTTCTTTCCCCTAATTTTTGTTGTCTCTTGTTGGTGATTTCTTGTGccattttttcttaactttggTCAACAGTAAAATCATCGAGTTGAGTGCAATTGAGTTGCAGAAACTGAGAGTCAATTATCAGCAATTACAGCAACAGAATCTGCAACTTGCCCAAGCAAACAGCCAGATGTTAGCAGTAATGTCATGcactaatcaattttttaatcgcATCTAAATTGCATCAAAATTTGAGTCCTTGGTGAGGCTAAATTATTCCCTTAAAATGCAGGAACTAAATGCAGGTAAAGATAAGGTATGTTTTTATGTATGCAAGCCATTGGATTGTCATGCTTAATTTGCTGTGTTGCAACGTTTATGTGGTAACTATTTGGTTCATTTCTATTCAGCTTAAGGCATATCAGCATGAGTTGGGATGCAAGAATGGCCTGCTTAATGCCAAAAAATTGGAGCTGAAGGTATGTTTAGCTGCTGTTCCTTTTGCCTTGCTGTTGAATACGTTCATCAAGTTGCTGTCACCTGTCAGTAATATTGGTGACAGACTTCTAAAACCCTCTCTGTTTtaggagaaaacaaagaaagttaGAAGCCAGAATACGAGAAATGAGGTATTTGAGCAAGTGACCTCAATGGAATTTATGGGAAGTTGGTGTATCCTGCATAGTATTTCATCCTGTTTTGTCATTTCTTGTAGGTTGAAACCATCAAAGGTGACAAGGCAGCACAATTCTCTCAACCAGAGGACAATAAACCTTGCAACATAAAAAGGAAGCGCCAATCAAAAGTTCAATGTAACTAGCATGCTATACACGtattcaaaattttagaaaCTCTTTATAAAGCCAACTTTTTCTATATTGGTTCCGTGCAGCTTTGGATTCCAGTGCTGTTAAACCAGGTCAAACTGAAGAGAATGCTGAGAAGAAGAGGTTTGTATTGCAATTACTCTATCGCTGCTTGAAATTTGACATGCTGAGTGATCTAGCATTTCTCTAGAGTTCTGAGTGTGCATGGTATTTCTCTTGACAGTATTTGTTTGAGAAGGCGATCTGCTATGTTTAAATCTGGAGAAAAACCCACTGAAAAGAACACTGTTACAAAGAGGTTTGTTCTGACATGATCCAGAATCCTGTATGGTTTTAGTTCACAAATGTCTTTATGAGTTAGTTTAGTTTTTCTCTAAAGTTTTTAGTTTGCTTAGTATTTCTCCCGACAGTGTTTGTTTGAGAAGGCAATCTGCTAGGTTTAAGTCCGGAGAAGAACCCACTGAAAAGGATACTGATACAAAGAGGTTAGTCCTGACATGGTCCGGAATCCTATATAGTTTTAGTTTGCAAATGTCTTTTGATTTGAGCATTCTAGAAATAATTTAAGAGAAATGAAGGATTTGTACATGCTTTTATGCTTGTTTCAGCAGGATATGTACAGGAAGGCAATCCACTAGGGTTAAATCTGAGGATCAAATACAAGAACCAGCTGAAAATTTGTTTCAGACAGATGATGCTAAATTTCATATTCCTCCATTGCATGACGATCCAGTGCATGAAAGTTGTCCTACATCATCAGTTCTATCTGTTAAAATTGAATCTGAAACAGGGAACAGTGTCCCTAGATTTGAAACTCAAGAACTGAGAAGGACATCCTTTCGGCCCACACGTCGAGCAGCCGAGAAAGTTCAGACCTACAAGGAAATTCCAATTAATGTTAAGATGCGAAGAAATGAGTGAGTTGAAATTCTACCTTTCATTTTGTCGCGGAGCATGGCAGAGGAGAGGATATGTATGCAAATTTTCTACGTTCTGCTCTTTTTTGGTCCCCTGGATGTTGTGTTCTGGAGGAAATCTATTTCACATGCTGACCCTGTAAATGTTCAAGCTActgcattttcttttattatggtTCGAGGTCAGTTGATGATTAGGAAGTGCACAAAATCAGTCTACGTTTAGTTCATCAAGTATTTGAGGTGGACCTTAACATAAGTAACACGTTTATGTGCAATTTTACATTTCCTTCCCTTTCCAGGAAGAAGAGACCATATCAAACTTCCTTC is part of the Populus alba chromosome 10, ASM523922v2, whole genome shotgun sequence genome and encodes:
- the LOC118059830 gene encoding uncharacterized protein isoform X6; the protein is MEGVPVLDTENINVAGDKIKGEKLEKGSLVGIARRKMLADISNLSQRNQYGKSQSVLVSKEHVEKLKRDIMALTKLVADRNKIIELSAIELQKLRVNYQQLQQQNLQLAQANSQMLAELNAGKDKLKAYQHELGCKNGLLNAKKLELKVETIKGDKAAQFSQPEDNKPCNIKRKRQSKVQSLDSSAVKPGQTEENAEKKSICLRRRSAMFKSGEKPTEKNTVTKSISPDSVCLRRQSARFKSGEEPTEKDTDTKSRICTGRQSTRVKSEDQIQEPAENLFQTDDAKFHIPPLHDDPVHESCPTSSVLSVKIESETGNSVPRFETQELRRTSFRPTRRAAEKVQTYKEIPINVKMRRNE
- the LOC118059830 gene encoding SHUGOSHIN 2 isoform X1; this encodes MEGVPVLDTENINVAGDKIKGEKLEKGSLVGIARRKMLADISNLSQRNQYGKSQSVLVSKEHVEKLKRDIMALTKLVADRNKIIELSAIELQKLRVNYQQLQQQNLQLAQANSQMLAELNAGKDKLKAYQHELGCKNGLLNAKKLELKEKTKKVRSQNTRNEVETIKGDKAAQFSQPEDNKPCNIKRKRQSKVQSLDSSAVKPGQTEENAEKKSICLRRRSAMFKSGEKPTEKNTVTKSISPDSVCLRRQSARFKSGEEPTEKDTDTKSRICTGRQSTRVKSEDQIQEPAENLFQTDDAKFHIPPLHDDPVHESCPTSSVLSVKIESETGNSVPRFETQELRRTSFRPTRRAAEKVQTYKEIPINVKMRRNE
- the LOC118059830 gene encoding SHUGOSHIN 2 isoform X2, with protein sequence MEGVPVLDTENINVAGDKIKGEKLEKGSLVGIARRKMLADISNLSQRNQYGKSQSVLVSKEHVEKLKRDIMALTKLVADRNKIIELSAIELQKLRVNYQQLQQQNLQLAQANSQMLAELNAGKDKLKAYQHELGCKNGLLNAKKLELKEKTKKVRSQNTRNEVETIKGDKAAQFSQPEDNKPCNIKRKRQSKVQSLDSSAVKPGQTEENAEKKSICLRRRSAMFKSGEKPTEKNTVTKSISPDSVCLRRQSARFKSGEEPTEKDTDTKRICTGRQSTRVKSEDQIQEPAENLFQTDDAKFHIPPLHDDPVHESCPTSSVLSVKIESETGNSVPRFETQELRRTSFRPTRRAAEKVQTYKEIPINVKMRRNE
- the LOC118059830 gene encoding SHUGOSHIN 2 isoform X3, with the protein product MEGVPVLDTENINVAGDKIKGEKLEKGSLVGIARRKMLADISNLSQRNQYGKSQSVLVSKEHVEKLKRDIMALTKLVADRNKIIELSAIELQKLRVNYQQLQQQNLQLAQANSQMLAELNAGKDKLKAYQHELGCKNGLLNAKKLELKKVRSQNTRNEVETIKGDKAAQFSQPEDNKPCNIKRKRQSKVQSLDSSAVKPGQTEENAEKKSICLRRRSAMFKSGEKPTEKNTVTKSISPDSVCLRRQSARFKSGEEPTEKDTDTKSRICTGRQSTRVKSEDQIQEPAENLFQTDDAKFHIPPLHDDPVHESCPTSSVLSVKIESETGNSVPRFETQELRRTSFRPTRRAAEKVQTYKEIPINVKMRRNE
- the LOC118059830 gene encoding uncharacterized protein isoform X4, translating into MEGVPVLDTENINVAGDKIKGEKLEKGSLVGIARRKMLADISNLSQRNQYGKSQSVLVSKEHVEKLKRDIMALTKLVADRNKIIELSAIELQKLRVNYQQLQQQNLQLAQANSQMLAELNAGKDKLKAYQHELGCKNGLLNAKKLELKEKTKKVRSQNTRNEVETIKGDKAAQFSQPEDNKPCNIKRKRQSKVQSLDSSAVKPGQTEENAEKKSICLRRRSAMFKSGEKPTEKNTVTKSVCLRRQSARFKSGEEPTEKDTDTKSRICTGRQSTRVKSEDQIQEPAENLFQTDDAKFHIPPLHDDPVHESCPTSSVLSVKIESETGNSVPRFETQELRRTSFRPTRRAAEKVQTYKEIPINVKMRRNE
- the LOC118059830 gene encoding uncharacterized protein isoform X5 — its product is MEGVPVLDTENINVAGDKIKGEKLEKGSLVGIARRKMLADISNLSQRNQYGKSQSVLVSKEHVEKLKRDIMALTKLVADRNKIIELSAIELQKLRVNYQQLQQQNLQLAQANSQMLAELNAGKDKLKAYQHELGCKNGLLNAKKLELKEKTKKVRSQNTRNEVETIKGDKAAQFSQPEDNKPCNIKRKRQSKVQSLDSSAVKPGQTEENAEKKSICLRRRSAMFKSGEKPTEKNTVTKSVCLRRQSARFKSGEEPTEKDTDTKRICTGRQSTRVKSEDQIQEPAENLFQTDDAKFHIPPLHDDPVHESCPTSSVLSVKIESETGNSVPRFETQELRRTSFRPTRRAAEKVQTYKEIPINVKMRRNE